The following nucleotide sequence is from Pangasianodon hypophthalmus isolate fPanHyp1 chromosome 8, fPanHyp1.pri, whole genome shotgun sequence.
GTGTTGTGTCAGGTTATGTCTAAAACAGCACTTTGGCATACTAAATAGTATTCCAGAGTAGTGGGCTACGCTCCGCAGTGGCATACTATTATAAGCATGCTCTGTAGTGCTTTAGGTGCGATTTGGACGTGGTCACGCTTTTGTGGGCGGGGTTTCTCTAACAGTGTTGCCATGACGCCCGTACACACTTCGGCTCGTGACTTCACTCCGCTTCCCTGAGGTTTTAGACTGTAGAGATATGTAAACTATGTTACTTTTTATCGAGGGATTTTCAGCATTTCATTCAGGTGAATGACGAAAGGGGAGAAATAGTAAATGCGAGTAAATTCATTATGCGTGTAAATCAAGAGGAACTATATTCATCCAAGAATATAAACCCATCAGTGCTGCAGTTTACGTGTGTGTTCTCTGGTTATTCTGAAGAATTCTTTTGAGCAGAATAAAATGAAGGGTTATCTTAAAACCTTAAGCTGGATATTTAAACTCCAACCCAAGAGCACTACAGTGGGAAAACACAGGGATTCAGATCTCTGCCTCCAGGTAACATtaagaaactttatttatttatttatttatttatttatttacaacccAGTTTTAACTCCCAGTACTTCCAATCTCATAAAAGACAAGCAGGCTATATACCAGCATGTCATTGCTAGCACTATCAGGTGAGATATACTTTTAGGACTTATTTAAggtcaatatttttttaaaataatgacaaacaGTCAGCTTCAGAATTAATGACACCCTTAAAGAGAATAGGAAAAATGGCCAGATAATATAAGCACTGCACAGAACTATCTAAAAGTTCCACTTAATCAATAAGAAAATCaccttcattcactcactcactcactcactcattcatcttcagtaacacgTTTATCCTGGTGGAAGTTGgggtgaatctggagcctatcccgggaatactggacgtgacaccagtccatctcagggcagcATACACACCCAGCTctggatcgaaccagggaccgtGTGAGGCAgcaaaagaaaatcaaattggcttaaaaaaaagtcaaaattggcaccaataaataatatttaaaattaatgcaaatgaattgtcattattaaaaaattgtcattaataaaacaaattgtcATTATTAAAAATTGCTCTCATCAGGAATTCACATAGAGGGCAAAATAGTTACGACCAAAACCTTGTTGCCTCTGCCCGGAGGTTGAGATTTGGTTGTAGATGGATCTGTGTTCAAGATATTGAATCAAGATATTGACCCTAAACATAAATTTAAAGCAATACAGTGATTGTTGTGGAAACTCAGAGCCTGACTCCAACCTGGTTAGCCATTACAGGAAGAGGCttagtgctgttattctctccaggaggtgctgatcattttgaaagaagtttaaaattGTGATTAAACAACATGACAGTATATTTAACGTATTACTAATTGCAGGTGTTGCTCATGGCTAAAATTGAGTCGACTCAAGAGACTTAATTCTGAAGCAAAATATGGACAAATTTCGTAAAGGAAAGGGGAATTTGATTGGTCCGTAAGGAGATGGGTGGGATCTCTGACTTTGTCCTATACTTTTACTCCTATAGAATGGTGGTGTGGATGAGCACCATGCTACTATTGAATGGAATGAGATGGAGCACTGCTATGTTCTTAACGACCTGAACTCTGCCCATGGTACTTATGTCAATGACTGTCGCATACACAACGCAGCAGTGCGTCTTACACCAGGGGACGAGATTCACTTTGGTTACGGAGGCTCAGCCTACAAGCTCTTAGTGGATCCTGCAGACCCAGTAAGACATGTTTAAATACACAGTGGAGAATGTTTTAAGTAGAAATGGTCCCAATTAGATTATTTCTTAATGTTCTGAATATTTCTTGATTAATTCTGTTAATTCTAAATGTAAAATACTGTGCCAGATAGCACATACCATTTGAGCTATGTGATCATGTCtgtatttcctgtttcctgccATTTGCTGAAACTATTCCACTTCTTATATTGTTAGCATTTGGTCATTATggtgtttcatttcttttccataTTCACTCAGCTCCCTGTTCTGCCTATCCAGTCTGCCACTTCTCCAGCTGGAGTAAGGAGTCGTGCACTGTCTTCTTCTGttactcctcatcctcctcgCAGGCCTCGACCTGCAAGTGCAGGAGCTAAACGCAGCAGTTTGGGCACAAATATTCCAGAGTACAGTGGCTCCTCTCGTAGACCAGGTAGTGCTTCTGTTCTACTTCATTAAAACTAGCTTTTTCATTACTAAAATTTGGCGACAGTGAAAGTTGTGTAAAATCCATTATTTATCTGAGATAATCAATGAAGTGAGTAATTGTACCAGTAATAAATGTTAGTACGGATAATGCTCTTTATTGCCCTAGGAAGCTGGGCCAGCAGCATAGGAAGAGGACTCATTTTTAGAAATACAAGCATATCCCAGAGCTGTCAAAGCATGCAGGACTTATTACAGGACAAGGTGGGTATAACTCCTACGTTTTTCAATCTAATCTTTGTCTACcacatctgtagcatatgtCCGATCACTATGAGCAATAAGTTCgacacatttccctgtactgaaAAAAGAGTTATTCAAAATTTACACTATATGttcaaacgtttgtggacacctgacagtcacaccccattccagatttagtccccctttgctgttatgggaaggctttccaatagattttggagcattgctgtgggggtttgtgctcattcagccacaagagcattagtgaggtcaggcactgatgttgggtgaggaggcctggggtgcagtcagtgttccagttcatcagAAActtgttcagtggggttgaggtcagggctctgtgcaggacactcgagttcttcaacaccaaccttgacaaaccatgtcttcatggacctcgctttgtacacaggagcattgtcatgctggaacaggtttgggccccttagttccagtagagggaaattgtaatattacagcatacaatgacatcctataaaattgtgtgcttccaactttgtggcagcagtttagggaagaaccacatatgggtgtgatggtcagttgtccacaaacctttttggacatacagtgtataatggaagtctaagggcagttgttgaattctgaaACCAGATAATGTTTGCATCATGTGGGGCTTTGGATTAACACAGGTTTGCACTGGAAGCAGACAGGGTAATCTCACCTGGATCCTGCAGACTTGTACTTTCTAAAAACTGTTGTTGTAATCATCAAGACTGTCTCCTTATCCCAGGACTCCTATTGTCTTTATTCTTCTACAACTGCATGCTGTAATGATTTACTCAGATGAATCAACAGAAGCGTCTGTGaaccttctgagtctggttcctctcaacgtttcttcctcatgttgtctcagggagtttttctttgccattgtcacctctggcttgctcagtagggatctaaatctacatctgaatTTCTATAAAGCCCTTGTTGTCCATAGGAGGAAAGCTGGGCGAGGTGTAGGGAGGAACAGAGTGGTGTGCTAGCGTCTCATGGTGAAGCTGAAAGGAAGGAGTGTATGATCTCAGCTCTGAGGGAGGAGGTGTCAGCACTCCGGTTGCAGCTCTCTCAGAGCAACCAGAATGACCCAGACATCAGACACAAGCTGCGCAACCTGACCCGTGACATCcaggagaaaaaagaggagaTCCAACAGCTAAAGGAGCAGGTGGAGCTTTGAGTGTTAATGTTGCcctttgtgtttttctctcttgttgCCTTACTCTGTCTTTCTTGCCTTTGCTGTAAACATATAGAACACCACCTACTGGTTAAatactgattacatttttttgttgcttcAGCTAAAATTTGTGACTGTAATATCTGTGCTCATTATGTGTAGATGCTGGAGATGCAGGCGAAATCTGGTGAGCTCAATGGCCAGGCTGTAGCAGAGAGAGATCAGATGATCAGCAATCTCAAAAAACAGATGGATAAGCTGAAGAGTGAAAACAGCAAGTCAGCAGGTAGAATATTGAGCATATACCTTCTCTTCACTCTTACTTTGACCAAATATGTGACACATAACCTGATGTCTGACCACAGGATGACTTTAAGCCATCCCTCAGACAATATTGGAGTCATTTTTAGAACAATTCTTGGAACATATTTTAGAATACGTAGTGTTAGACTATTATTAATTTCATAGTGGTGCTACGTAGCTATGTGTTTGATTAATTTTGCTGATATTGTTTTGTCAAGTAGAGTTCGAGGTCAAGTCACTCTCAAATCTAAGTCAAGTCCAACGATTATACTCAAATCAAGTCAGAGTGAAGTCTTAAATGGGTTGCACTGTTTgatgtttaaaagaaaatagaTTATGCCTCAAAGATTTAGCCTCAAAATCTCTTTCATATCATCTCAGGTCATTTTAAGATACAAGTAATTGTTTCAAGATACAAGTAATTAAAATTgataaaagtaattaaaatataagTCAGACTCAAGTCCAAGTCAAGGAATGGAGTGCTACTTCACTTTTTCCAGCACTGATCAACAGCGTGCAGAAGGATCTCTTGGCTCGGGAGAAACAGGCATTAAAACTGGCTGCTGAAGTCGATAATCTCAGAAAGGATGTGAGACACAAGGATGCTCAGCTTAGTAACATGGCTAATAAGGTTCAGCTTTGTTCTCTCCTTTTTCTGGTATTTAGTTCCAATGTTTTCAAACAATATCATTGTTTTTTAAGTGTGGCTCCTTCTCTCATAGCTGTCAAAGCTGAAAGAGATTGAGAAGAACCAGGAGGAGTGTCTTGCCAGGGAAAAAGAGGTGGAATCCCTCAAAAAGGTGAACATTCTTGATCTTATGTGCCATTCGGACCATAATcgtaatgttttgttttaaaagtatGTGATCTGTATTTTCATGCAGACTGTGGAGCAGATGGAGATGAgtctgagagagaaacagagagagatgaagcagcagaacacagagagagacttaCTCAAACACAGACTAGATCAGAAGACACAGGTCAGTCCAATATATTTATAACAGGGCAGCACTGTGGCGCAGAGGATAGCATTGCTACCCCCTGCATGAGTTTCCTCCTTGTTCCTCCAATAAACATtccagattgtgtgtgtgtgtgtgtgtgtgtgtgtgtgtgaatggtgccctgtgatgggttgatGCTtcatccatggtgtattcccacctcacacccagtgttcctgggataggctgtGGATACACCAGTATCTTGAccaggaaaaatatattttaatcttagttaaaatacatattataaAGTACTTGTCCAGACACAACTGATAGGTCTGTAAATGTATTATGATACATTTGATACAAAAGCACCCATATTAAATGAACACTTATTGCATGTCTTTAGTATGTACACGTTGCATTCTCTTCATTTGATCTTACTCctgtgtttgtatgttgtgGTGTAGGAGCAAAGCTCTCTGCAGTCTGAGATGAACAAACTGAAGCTGCAGAAGCAACAAACACTCCAGAGAGAACAGAAAGCTCAATCAGAactaagacacacacagacaagggTGAGGGAGCAGTCATTTAATGAGAAAGCTTTGTAATCAGTAAATAGAATGTGCATGTACTAGCAAATCATAACCTCTTAATCTCCTTTCAGCTTGAGAACATGTGCAGTCAAATCATGAAACATGTACTCGTCACTTCAGAAACAGTATCAGAGCCAGAGGTAATGTAAAAGTAATTCTAATTACAGTCAGATTCATCAGTCTGTTagttaattcattcatccatctgtttATACATCTTTGCATATATTCATGTGTTACACAGTTACACATTTAGCTCAGATTATAGTGAACAAATCTGGTGTTCTTTGTGTAGATATTGGATCATTTGTTAAAGTTAAGGAAACAGAAGGAAGTGATTAACTCCAGAGTGCAGGGATTAGAGCAACAACTTCAAGAACACAACGAGAACCAAAAGGTGGTGAAAGAAGACACTGAAAAACTCAAGGCCAGACTTGCTGAATTTCAGGTATTATGAAATACACCATTGGAAAGACACAATAGCTAACAATAATGATTTCACACTAAATATGACATTTAgaccatctttatttatttatttatttatttattctttttaaaaaggaGCTTGTTTCCAAACCACAGAAGCTGATAGATCACTTGAGCTCAAATCAGTCACACGTTTTGCTGTTCTATGACATCAGACACAGATATGAGCATATATCATCCCAGGCATTGAATTCTGCTCTTGTTTCTATacaactttgatgaataagggccattggaatgtattattttatctaTAACAAATTAGAGCAAAAACTCAGCTGTGgcaattaaatatgaataaagcaGTGTATGCAATTAACAGCGATAGAATATCtaacaaaattaaatactagATTCACCAAATATATTGCCATAACCAGTAGCCACTATCTTAtcctttatttttgcatttgacTTATTATCACTTTATGGGTCCttaattatatgtatatttcttaaatcaaatgcattattatttgaaaaaatattgtattaaagtAGTTGTAATAATACTAAATTGAAGTACAAATTGTAATGGAACAGTGATAGTGCATAATGCAGAGTGTAATGGATATATTTGACTGTTTCCACTGTCCATAGTGTAATGTACAAAAGGTGTATTTGGTGGATGCCATGCAGAGGCAAATATCTGCTTTCCAGGATGAGAAAGTGTGTCCTGCAGTCAGCTGGGTTcagactcacacactctctatccTGACCAgtctacacacactgctacaggACACAGCAGACACGCTGCTGGCAACTGGGGTTGAGGTGTCAGAGAAGACTGGAGGTAAGAGATCATGAAAATGTGAACCACAAACAAATGATACAGTTAGAGatcacgaaaaaaaaaaaaaaaaatttaaacagtgTATGTGTTCACTTGCTGCTGTAGGAGTTTCGGGTGCTGTAAAAACTTTGTGCCAGCAGCACCAGGAGATCCAGTCACAACTCAGGAAGCTACAGGTCTGAATGTATACTTTTCGAGTGTAGATTAAGAAATACTTTAATCATATAAAACGTCAGCGCACATAAGAACACAGCTAATGTACTGCGCATGATAGGCAGAGAAGAAGCAGCTCGAAGAGCGGGAGGACCAAGCTGATGACATGCAGATCAAGCAGGAGACTATGGAACGGGCGCATCAGAAACTTCAGGTGAAGCTACTGACACATAGTGACATCGCATCATGATTAATTTGGTGTCAGTGGTCTGGAACACGGATTACGTTTATTCCAGTTCAGCAAATTGGGACTTAAATTCACGTGATTTTAAAGatacctttaaaaacaaaaacttattGTATCACAGTGGATCTAACTAGTTCCTTCACTTCAGGCttctgttttacattttctggGCCTGATATTAGCTTCACGCTCAGCTAGAATAGAGATGCTTATTTCTattcttcatttttaaactcGGCGTGTGGAATTTAGTAGACAGAGTGATATAAGGTTGGAGAGAAGAGGACTGCTTGTTGATGTTCTTATTGAAATTCACCTCACAGGCAGATGACCTTACCAATAGGGAGCAATATGCCCTGAATTGAATTTCAAACTGAGTAACCCTTTTTACAATTCCCTGGTTGTGTTTAATGGTGCAGGCTGAGGAAACACAGGCAAAGATGGAGGATACTATGAAACTGCAGCTGGAGAAAATGAGCACTGATCTGGAGGCAGCCAGAAAAGCTGAAGTGAGTCAAAACTAACACTGTACCCTGTGATACCTGAGCAAATAAACTGTGTAAGTGATTTGacacttaaataaaaacacatgcatccACTGTAAATTAACATTCCAGTTTGTGGTCTGATTAGGAACTGAAGtataattcagattatttttgttgttttaatttgttgttttttgatAGAATTTGAATTATGTTATGGGTGGCGCTTTACATTAATGTTCCCCTAAatgacattatttaacacattagttAACATAAACAAtccatgaacttcagcattaataaaccataaCATTAACAGAGCAACTAACACTTGtatttaatgatgtttattttaataattaactgaataactcaaataaccagaACACCTacattaaacaaatgtttatgcAATCAATTAGTAAAATTAGGCCCAAAATGACTAACGTGATCCAACACCTTAATTAACATGTTTATGGTTGTTAACTGTCAAAATTCAGAAGTGTggacttatttttagtcatggattAAATTTTAGTCAGTACAGGTGTATTTCActgacatttaaacaaacaacaattaCATATTAACTCTGTTATTTTgttaacattacatttattaatgctgaagttcatggttTTTTTATGTTAAGTAATGAAGTAATTAATGTTTGTTAAGGGAATCTTAACGTAAAGCATTAACATTGTATGTTATCCTGGACATCCTCTAGCTCTATCATTtaacatctgtaacatctgtaacATCTAATCTTCAGGCAGTTTTACATTCGGAGATGGAGACGCAGGAGGTGAGGTGGCGCACCAAACTGGAGGaagcagagaaaagagaaattgAACTGAGGGAGAAGATTACAGAAGTAGAGCTGCAAGAGGAGCAgtggagaaagaaaatggaggaggagaaggtAAGAGAGGATGAGTGGAGGAGAAGAGTAGAGGAGGCCGTGCAGAGAGGagcagagcaagagagagagagatccagagTGGAGATTGAGGAGTACAGGGAGCAGGTACAGTGGTTCACTTTTGTTGCAGCTTTGGAATAATGAAAATCCTTTTGGTGTACAATATGCATGTGTTTATACATGTGTGGAATGTAGTTAAAACCAACTTAATGAATTGAAATGAAGGTGCGGCAACATGCTCACACCATTGTTGCCTTGGAGGAGCAAATGAGCTCAGCACGGCAGAAAGCGAGAGAGatgcaggaagagagagactCACTAACACAGCAGCTTGCAGGTGAGAAGATAAACTGTGGACAGAGATTGAGTTTTAGTATGTAATTGTCACTACATGTGACAATTTCTACACTGCACAATTGTCTTATTTTTCAAATCACACATATTATAAAGAATGTTAGTCATATATAAGGTTTACAATTCCAGGATTGGGGAGTCACTGCCTCACATAGGTTTCACGATACCTAGTCTTGCAAGCCAGACTTCTAGCATTTGATACTTTTTCATCACAGAAAAATAGTGAATGGTATATGTAGCATATATTTGACTGATGACCAATCAAATGACCAACCAGATCTTTTCCTGTAGCCTGTCTGCAATCACGTGTGGATATCTTGTTTTCCCCTCACTGATTGTTTCACACAAAACTGTCAGTAGACAGAGGCTGGAGTTCAcctaataacttttaaagacaAGATGCTGTGAACTTTCTGGAGACTATATCTTGCTTTTAAATTGTCTTGGTGTATTCAAAAGCTTGTTTACAGTGCACAGAAGTGCATATACATGGACGTGTGAGtaagaaaagtgtacaaaagatatcacaCACTCCATGGCCTATCTAAGGCTGTGACTCCCGTACACCTAACACACCAGGTCCGAATTATGAAGAACTTCATAATTTTGCCCCATTGTGTGGTGGAATCTGAAGGGTAGTAGGTTCAAAGGACTGGAGCCTAAAAATGCGGTTGCATTAATTGTCCTATTAACCTAATGGTTTAGGTCTcatgtatataataaattttgtcttcatttaaatGCCCCATAGAGGCACTTAACAAGATGAAGGATGACAAACCCAGTGTTTCATCAGAGCAAACAGAAGAGCAACAGCAACTGAAGCAGACAGTGACATCCCTCAGGTAAAACAACTAGAAACTGAACTAGAAATTCACACCACAATGGCTTGGAtccccctttttttccctttgccATCTTGGTGTTGGCATTTTTATGTTTGAAATTAGTGCCAAAAGAATCTTGCTGAACCTAAACAAATTAGCTACTTTAATTTAGATTAAATTAGGGTTTAAATTAAGGTTGCtgaaatttgtttttcttatcaCGGTATCATTCAACTCAAGAAAGTTATGTCTCTTTAAACTACTCCACATTCTTCTGCCATAATCACAGCACTGTTTGATTATTGTAACTTATGCTTAagcaaaaaaaagctgtaatacatttcttttcaaaaaaatcatttattagtATATGGTGAGAACATACAAGTATTAGAACAGATTCACAATCAGATGCTGAATCTGTATCACTGTTATGGATATGTGGAAAAGCCGTCCGTGCCTGTCTGTGGTGTGCTGAAGGGTATGCACTGTGTGAGAGGGTGAACATCTGTGCAGGTTCCAAGAGAACATCTGAGTGGTAAATCATTTTACCAAAGCTGGAGCTCATTAAAAAACATGGCCTATGTAATAATTACTTGTTCATATTTTAGATTCAGCACTGTTGTAACTCTGAGGTAGCAGAATACCCTTTATATGTTTTGAATATGTTTCTATATCTTCACACTGATGCCTCACTTGAATGTTACTAAGTCTAgaatcattttcattcatctttattaaccgctttatcctggtcagggtcactgtgaaTCCTGAGCCGATGCCAGGAATGAAACGGGCATGAAGCATGAATACACCTGatatgggatgccagttcattgGAAgggaccatgcacacacattcacacactcattcacacctatggcaATTTTGCATAGCCAATGAGAGGTAGTAGGAAACCG
It contains:
- the fhad1 gene encoding forkhead-associated domain-containing protein 1 yields the protein MKGYLKTLSWIFKLQPKSTTVGKHRDSDLCLQNGGVDEHHATIEWNEMEHCYVLNDLNSAHGTYVNDCRIHNAAVRLTPGDEIHFGYGGSAYKLLVDPADPLPVLPIQSATSPAGVRSRALSSSVTPHPPRRPRPASAGAKRSSLGTNIPEYSGSSRRPGSWASSIGRGLIFRNTSISQSCQSMQDLLQDKEESWARCREEQSGVLASHGEAERKECMISALREEVSALRLQLSQSNQNDPDIRHKLRNLTRDIQEKKEEIQQLKEQMLEMQAKSGELNGQAVAERDQMISNLKKQMDKLKSENSKSAALINSVQKDLLAREKQALKLAAEVDNLRKDVRHKDAQLSNMANKLSKLKEIEKNQEECLAREKEVESLKKTVEQMEMSLREKQREMKQQNTERDLLKHRLDQKTQEQSSLQSEMNKLKLQKQQTLQREQKAQSELRHTQTRLENMCSQIMKHVLVTSETVSEPEILDHLLKLRKQKEVINSRVQGLEQQLQEHNENQKVVKEDTEKLKARLAEFQCNVQKVYLVDAMQRQISAFQDEKVCPAVSWVQTHTLSILTSLHTLLQDTADTLLATGVEVSEKTGGVSGAVKTLCQQHQEIQSQLRKLQAEKKQLEEREDQADDMQIKQETMERAHQKLQAEETQAKMEDTMKLQLEKMSTDLEAARKAEAVLHSEMETQEVRWRTKLEEAEKREIELREKITEVELQEEQWRKKMEEEKVREDEWRRRVEEAVQRGAEQERERSRVEIEEYREQVRQHAHTIVALEEQMSSARQKAREMQEERDSLTQQLAEALNKMKDDKPSVSSEQTEEQQQLKQTVTSLRASLGVSQQEVVRQGEVITSLSRDLAHAHARLSDLTGELSERQKMELETHKALVVDQRMQLSMLTQKLTVTAELVEQKEEELRTLREKLVQTEADLKRERTEHAGLLPPTIPHTKDVAIMVSPSNLPNQVSKCKVCRQEEMIRQGKETLSAMKERISAVEQKWPCKVLAQQREPVRQDQKKPVQMKAQRLKRSAAQRDPFSSVSGFAFPEALSEAALERTARLDLSDALELSERTYVDLARALCEALELSEGQLSGCVSLKHLPPGEREHMATLRQEDLELLRSQIALQNSQSQNKGLLLQESQREIHTLRESQAVGQQMQIELDNMRSELATLKLESSTLRQTLEDTQIQLQHCTNCRKSMSLNMDKMEGRSRRIGHHNCIPDNNFSKVAVMKRSRKQERRQRAEGEKDVLMNDHKEQESCKMVAQIGSMAPQQQSAKLTEAH